A genomic stretch from Streptococcus oralis includes:
- a CDS encoding tRNA1(Val) (adenine(37)-N6)-methyltransferase, with product MQEQLLKPGERINQLFSTDIKIIQNKEVFSYSVDSVLLSRFPRFPKRGLIVDFCAGNGAVGLFASTRTQAQILSVEIQERLADMAERSVQLNGLEEQMQVICDDLKNMPAHIQGSKVDMILCNPPYFKVDPHSNLNESEHYLLARHEIATNLEEICRSAQSILKSNGRLAMVHRPDRLLDILDMLKRHNLAPKRLQFVYPKREKEANMLLIEAIKDGSTSGFKVLPPLIVHNDDGSYTPEIQEIYYGL from the coding sequence ATGCAAGAACAATTATTAAAACCAGGAGAGCGAATCAATCAGCTCTTTTCGACAGATATCAAAATCATTCAAAATAAAGAGGTGTTTAGCTATTCGGTGGATAGTGTACTCTTGTCGCGCTTTCCGCGCTTTCCTAAACGGGGCTTAATTGTGGACTTTTGTGCAGGAAATGGGGCAGTAGGGCTTTTTGCCAGCACTCGTACTCAAGCGCAGATATTATCTGTAGAGATTCAGGAGCGCTTGGCAGATATGGCGGAGCGTTCGGTTCAGTTGAATGGCTTGGAAGAGCAGATGCAGGTCATCTGTGATGATTTGAAAAATATGCCTGCCCACATTCAAGGAAGTAAGGTGGATATGATTTTGTGCAATCCACCTTATTTCAAGGTGGATCCACATTCCAATCTCAACGAGAGTGAACACTACCTCCTAGCAAGACACGAAATTGCAACTAACCTAGAAGAAATTTGTCGAAGTGCTCAGAGTATTCTCAAATCCAATGGCCGTTTGGCCATGGTTCATCGTCCAGATCGGCTCTTGGATATCCTAGACATGCTCAAACGCCACAATTTGGCACCTAAGCGCCTGCAATTTGTCTATCCTAAACGAGAGAAGGAGGCCAATATGCTCTTAATCGAAGCTATCAAGGATGGATCGACAAGTGGCTTCAAGGTCCTGCCACCACTCATTGTTCACAATGATGATGGTTCTTATACGCCAGAAATTCAAGAGATTTATTATGGATTATAA
- a CDS encoding S1 RNA-binding domain-containing protein has protein sequence MKIGDKLNGRITGIQPYGAFVELETGVIGLIHISEIRTGFIENIYEVLKIGDEVQVQVVDFDEYTGKASLSIRTLEEEKHQLPRRRRFSNDRIKYGFAPLGRMMPIWTKEALNNLKEKN, from the coding sequence ATGAAAATTGGTGATAAGCTAAATGGGCGTATTACAGGAATTCAGCCCTATGGTGCCTTTGTCGAATTAGAGACAGGGGTGATTGGGCTGATTCATATTTCAGAGATTCGGACAGGATTTATCGAAAATATCTATGAAGTTTTGAAAATTGGTGATGAGGTTCAAGTACAGGTGGTGGATTTTGACGAATACACTGGAAAAGCCAGTCTTTCTATCCGTACTTTGGAGGAAGAGAAACATCAATTGCCAAGACGGAGACGTTTTTCAAATGATCGGATCAAGTACGGATTTGCACCACTTGGGCGAATGATGCCGATCTGGACAAAGGAAGCCCTCAACAATCTGAAAGAGAAAAACTAG
- a CDS encoding bifunctional Cof-type HAD-IIB family hydrolase/peptidylprolyl isomerase produces the protein MDAKLKYKAKKIKIVFFDIDDTLRTSKTGFIPATIPTVFKQLREKGILTGIASGRGIFGVVPEIRDLKPDFFVTLNGAYIEDKKGNVVYQHKIEKKDVEEYISWTKREGIDYGLVGSHAAKLSTRTELISQAINPIYPDLDVNPDFHEKEDIYQMWTFEDKGDDLSLPNSLSDKLRMVRWHEHSSDIVPISGSKATGVEKVVEHLGLKPENVMVFGDGLNDLELFDYAGISVAMGISHEKIKEKADYITKALEEDGIFDALEGFGMVEKELHFPQVEIETVEGPLATIKTNHGDLRIKLFPEHAPKTVANFVALSKDGYYDGVIFHRIIKDFMIQGGDPTGTGMGGESIYGDSFEDEFSEELYNIRGALSMANAGPNTNGSQFFIVQNQHLPYSKKEIARGGWPEPIAEIYAEQGGTPHLDRRHTVFGQLVDAASFAVLDTIAAVETGAMDKPVEDVVIETIEIED, from the coding sequence ATGGATGCGAAATTAAAATACAAGGCAAAGAAGATTAAGATTGTCTTCTTTGATATTGATGATACCCTGCGTACGTCAAAGACAGGTTTTATTCCAGCTACGATTCCCACGGTTTTTAAGCAGTTGCGAGAAAAAGGGATTTTGACTGGAATTGCTTCTGGGCGAGGCATTTTCGGTGTTGTTCCAGAGATTCGAGACCTCAAGCCGGACTTTTTTGTAACCTTAAATGGTGCCTACATAGAAGATAAAAAAGGAAATGTCGTTTATCAACATAAGATTGAGAAGAAAGATGTAGAAGAATACATTTCGTGGACTAAGAGAGAAGGAATTGACTATGGCTTGGTTGGAAGTCATGCTGCCAAACTATCCACTCGGACAGAACTGATCAGTCAGGCTATCAATCCAATTTATCCTGACTTGGATGTGAATCCAGATTTCCATGAAAAAGAAGACATCTATCAGATGTGGACTTTTGAAGATAAAGGAGATGACTTGAGCTTGCCGAACAGTCTCTCAGATAAACTTCGCATGGTTCGTTGGCATGAGCATTCGTCTGATATTGTGCCGATTTCAGGCTCCAAAGCGACAGGTGTGGAAAAGGTTGTGGAACACCTAGGATTGAAACCAGAGAACGTCATGGTCTTTGGAGATGGACTCAACGACTTGGAACTCTTTGATTATGCTGGAATCAGCGTTGCAATGGGAATTTCTCATGAAAAAATCAAAGAAAAAGCAGATTATATTACAAAAGCACTAGAAGAAGATGGCATTTTTGATGCCTTAGAAGGATTTGGTATGGTAGAAAAAGAATTGCATTTCCCACAAGTAGAAATTGAAACAGTAGAAGGTCCGCTGGCGACCATTAAGACAAATCACGGAGACTTGCGTATCAAGCTTTTTCCTGAACATGCTCCCAAAACAGTAGCAAACTTTGTTGCTCTTTCAAAAGACGGTTACTATGATGGTGTGATTTTCCACCGAATTATCAAGGACTTTATGATCCAAGGTGGAGACCCAACTGGTACTGGTATGGGGGGAGAATCAATCTACGGCGACTCTTTTGAAGATGAATTTTCTGAAGAACTTTATAATATCCGTGGTGCCCTTTCTATGGCCAATGCGGGTCCAAATACCAATGGTAGCCAGTTCTTTATCGTGCAAAACCAACACTTGCCATACTCTAAGAAAGAGATTGCGCGTGGTGGTTGGCCTGAACCGATTGCAGAAATCTATGCGGAACAAGGTGGAACTCCTCACCTTGACCGTCGCCATACTGTTTTTGGGCAATTGGTAGATGCAGCATCTTTTGCTGTCTTAGATACCATTGCAGCTGTTGAGACTGGTGCAATGGACAAACCAGTTGAAGATGTGGTTATTGAAACGATTGAAATTGAGGACTAG
- a CDS encoding GNAT family N-acetyltransferase, with translation MKTTCSIRKMQEYDIKNLSQGFISQGWPGREEILARYFLEQKSKEREVLVAEIDGVVAGYITILPSAKHGPFAEVYPELSDFNVFEPFRNQGVGNQLLEEAEKRVKLISNKVTLGVGLHLGYGPAQRLYIKRGYIPDGSGVWYRNQPLEMNATIQNNDDLVLYLSKEFE, from the coding sequence ATGAAGACGACATGTTCAATTAGAAAAATGCAAGAATATGACATTAAAAATCTATCTCAAGGATTTATCAGCCAAGGTTGGCCCGGTAGAGAGGAAATTTTGGCTAGATATTTTCTGGAACAGAAAAGCAAGGAGAGAGAAGTCTTAGTTGCAGAGATTGATGGTGTTGTAGCGGGTTACATTACCATTTTGCCCTCTGCTAAACATGGTCCTTTTGCAGAAGTCTATCCAGAATTATCAGATTTTAATGTGTTTGAGCCTTTTCGAAATCAAGGGGTTGGAAATCAACTGCTAGAAGAAGCTGAGAAACGAGTCAAGCTTATATCGAATAAGGTGACGCTTGGTGTTGGGCTCCATTTAGGTTATGGACCTGCTCAGAGATTGTACATCAAACGAGGCTATATTCCAGATGGTTCGGGAGTTTGGTATCGAAACCAACCGTTGGAAATGAATGCCACTATTCAAAATAATGATGATTTAGTTTTGTATCTATCCAAAGAATTTGAATAA